In one window of Pseudodesulfovibrio sp. S3 DNA:
- a CDS encoding LysR family transcriptional regulator, which yields MSNTNALEKGSVSQVGPTMRMHLWFETNQGVLFGLGRLQLLQKVERCGSLKAAAESLGMSYRGAWGKIKTTEELIGQKLIERADNRRAGYHLTPFGLVIAQSYDRWYQEVESYALSKSHELLPFSLEPYDGEM from the coding sequence ATGTCGAATACCAACGCTTTGGAGAAAGGATCAGTTTCTCAGGTCGGTCCAACCATGAGGATGCATCTTTGGTTCGAAACGAACCAGGGCGTTCTTTTCGGACTTGGTCGTTTGCAATTGTTACAAAAAGTGGAGCGGTGCGGTTCTTTGAAAGCTGCGGCCGAATCGCTCGGAATGTCCTATCGAGGTGCTTGGGGCAAGATCAAAACCACAGAGGAATTGATCGGTCAAAAGCTTATTGAGCGAGCGGACAACAGACGTGCCGGATATCACCTTACTCCTTTTGGTCTCGTTATCGCCCAGAGCTATGACCGTTGGTACCAGGAGGTTGAGTCCTACGCGCTTTCCAAAAGTCATGAATTACTTCCGTTTTCTCTGGAACCTTACGACGGAGAGATGTAG
- the fdnG gene encoding formate dehydrogenase-N subunit alpha, with product MKLDRRSFMKLAGSGAACLTLGQLGVNLSPVKAYAADLKISGAKEVVTVCPFCSVSCHIIGYVKDGKLVNTEGDPDYPINEGSLCAKGAAMFTMTTSHHRLQKPLYRAPYSDKWEEKSWDWMLDRIARRIKDTRDKDIILKNKKGDTVNRLESMFLLGTSHAGNEECAIAHQAMRSLGVVHMDHQARIUHSATVAALGESFGRGAMTNHWIDIKNADSILIMGSNAAEHHPISFKWVLQAKDKGATVMHVDPKFSRTSARSDFHVPLRSGTDIAFLGGMIKYIVDNEKYFKEYIVEYTNAALVVGKDFGFKDGLFTGYDEKSRTYDKSKWGFEMDANGVPKRDKSLKNPRCVFQLLKHHYSRYDLETVSSTTGVTKENLLKVYKAFAATGQPDKAGTVMYALGWTQHTVGVQNIRSAGIIQLLLGNIGVAGGGINALRGEPNVQGSTDHTLLYHIIPGYMAMPHNGWQTYDEYIKGNTPVSSDPQSANWWQHKPKYFASLLKAWYGDKATKENGFCYELLPKIEKGEDYSYMFLFDRMYQNKIRGGIIIGLNPMNSVPNTNKVRKALDNLEWLVTSELHHSETTDNWHRPGVDPKKIKTEVFLLPSAHRLEKDGSVTNSGRWLLWHYQVVKPAFESKPFGDMFCGFMSRVKKLYEKEGGKLPEAVTWLDYPETYDPDDLCQRINGRFTKDVEIKGKMYKKGQQVPSFTALGDDGSTSSLNWLYAGSYTEEDGNKAKRRSTSQTEMQKNIGLFPNWSWCWPVNRRILYNRASVDLNGKPYNPAKAVIEWKDGKWVGDVPDGGWPPMATGKGRYPFIMSKHGFGQLYGPGRMDGPFSEHYEPVETPVNVNKFSKQLSSPVYKFTSSNMDKLAKPADPKFPIVLTTYSLTEHWCGGGETRNIPNLLEAEPQLYVEMSPELAQEKGIKNGDGVIVESIRGKVEAIAMVTIRMRPLLIHGQIIHEIGMPFCFGWTTPGTGDATNRLTPFVGDPNTTIPEFKACCVNIRKADKLTELAT from the coding sequence ATGAAACTCGACCGCCGAAGCTTTATGAAGCTCGCAGGCTCTGGAGCGGCGTGTCTCACCCTCGGTCAGCTCGGAGTCAATTTGTCTCCGGTCAAGGCCTACGCAGCAGATCTCAAGATCTCCGGCGCAAAAGAGGTTGTGACTGTTTGCCCGTTCTGTTCGGTGAGCTGCCACATTATCGGTTATGTCAAGGACGGCAAGCTCGTTAATACAGAGGGCGACCCGGACTATCCCATCAACGAGGGGTCTTTGTGTGCAAAGGGCGCGGCCATGTTCACCATGACCACCAGTCACCACAGACTGCAAAAGCCCCTGTACCGTGCTCCCTACAGTGATAAGTGGGAAGAAAAGAGCTGGGACTGGATGCTGGACCGCATAGCGCGGCGCATCAAGGACACTCGCGACAAGGACATTATCCTTAAGAACAAGAAGGGCGATACGGTCAACCGTCTCGAATCCATGTTCCTGCTGGGCACCTCCCATGCAGGCAACGAGGAATGCGCCATCGCCCACCAAGCCATGCGCAGCCTCGGTGTCGTCCACATGGACCACCAGGCAAGGATCTGACACAGCGCAACTGTTGCGGCTCTGGGAGAGTCGTTCGGACGCGGTGCGATGACCAACCACTGGATCGACATCAAGAATGCCGATTCAATCCTCATAATGGGCAGTAATGCTGCCGAACATCATCCGATTTCATTCAAGTGGGTATTGCAGGCCAAGGACAAGGGCGCCACTGTTATGCATGTGGACCCGAAGTTCTCCCGCACTTCCGCACGGTCGGATTTCCATGTTCCCTTGCGGTCCGGTACGGATATCGCCTTCCTTGGGGGCATGATCAAGTACATCGTTGATAACGAAAAGTATTTCAAGGAATACATTGTCGAATACACCAATGCCGCGCTCGTCGTTGGCAAGGATTTCGGCTTCAAGGACGGGCTTTTCACCGGTTACGATGAAAAGAGCCGGACCTACGACAAGAGCAAGTGGGGATTCGAGATGGATGCCAACGGTGTTCCCAAGCGCGACAAGAGCTTGAAGAACCCCAGGTGCGTGTTCCAGCTCCTCAAACACCACTACTCGCGCTATGACCTGGAAACCGTTTCTTCCACCACTGGCGTTACCAAGGAAAACCTCTTGAAGGTCTACAAGGCCTTTGCCGCGACCGGACAGCCGGACAAGGCCGGAACCGTCATGTATGCCCTTGGCTGGACTCAGCATACCGTGGGCGTGCAGAACATTCGTTCAGCCGGTATCATCCAGCTTCTGCTGGGTAATATCGGCGTGGCTGGCGGCGGCATCAATGCCCTGCGCGGCGAACCGAACGTTCAGGGTTCCACTGACCATACCTTGCTGTACCACATCATTCCCGGATACATGGCCATGCCGCACAACGGCTGGCAGACCTATGACGAATACATCAAGGGCAATACCCCGGTGAGCAGCGATCCGCAGTCCGCCAACTGGTGGCAGCACAAGCCCAAGTACTTTGCCAGCCTGCTGAAGGCCTGGTACGGCGACAAGGCCACCAAGGAAAACGGCTTTTGTTATGAACTGCTCCCCAAGATCGAAAAGGGCGAAGACTATTCCTATATGTTCCTGTTCGATCGGATGTACCAAAATAAAATCCGGGGCGGCATCATCATCGGTCTGAACCCCATGAACAGTGTGCCCAACACTAACAAGGTCAGAAAGGCCCTGGACAACCTGGAGTGGCTGGTCACTTCCGAGCTTCATCATTCCGAGACCACGGACAACTGGCACCGTCCCGGGGTTGATCCGAAAAAGATCAAAACCGAGGTATTCTTGCTGCCTTCCGCCCATCGTCTGGAAAAAGACGGCTCCGTCACCAACTCCGGCCGTTGGCTGCTCTGGCATTACCAGGTGGTCAAGCCCGCGTTCGAATCCAAGCCCTTCGGCGATATGTTCTGCGGCTTCATGTCCCGAGTGAAGAAGCTGTACGAAAAGGAAGGCGGGAAGCTCCCTGAGGCCGTTACCTGGCTGGATTACCCGGAAACCTATGATCCTGATGATTTGTGTCAGCGCATCAATGGTCGCTTCACCAAGGATGTCGAGATCAAGGGCAAGATGTATAAGAAGGGGCAGCAGGTCCCGTCCTTCACCGCCCTGGGCGACGACGGTTCCACCAGCAGCCTCAACTGGCTCTACGCCGGAAGTTACACTGAAGAAGACGGTAACAAGGCCAAGCGCCGTAGCACCTCTCAGACCGAAATGCAGAAGAACATCGGTCTGTTCCCCAACTGGTCCTGGTGTTGGCCCGTCAACCGGCGCATCCTGTACAACCGCGCTTCCGTGGATCTGAACGGCAAGCCCTACAACCCGGCCAAGGCTGTCATCGAATGGAAGGACGGCAAGTGGGTTGGCGATGTGCCTGATGGCGGATGGCCGCCCATGGCCACCGGCAAGGGACGGTACCCGTTCATCATGTCCAAGCACGGTTTCGGTCAGCTTTACGGCCCTGGTCGTATGGACGGTCCGTTCTCCGAACACTACGAACCGGTCGAGACGCCTGTGAATGTGAACAAGTTCTCCAAGCAGCTCAGCAGCCCGGTTTACAAGTTCACTTCCAGCAACATGGACAAACTGGCCAAGCCTGCCGATCCCAAGTTCCCCATCGTGCTGACTACGTACAGCCTGACGGAGCACTGGTGCGGCGGCGGCGAGACCCGAAACATCCCGAACCTGCTTGAAGCCGAGCCTCAGCTGTATGTTGAGATGAGCCCGGAACTGGCGCAGGAAAAGGGCATCAAGAACGGTGACGGGGTGATCGTCGAGAGTATCCGCGGCAAGGTCGAGGCCATTGCCATGGTCACTATCCGCATGCGTCCGCTTCTGATTCATGGTCAGATCATTCATGAAATAGGTATGCCGTTCTGCTTCGGCTGGACGACTCCCGGGACCGGTGACGCCACCAACAGGCTCACGCCTTTCGTTGGTGACCCGAATACCACCATTCCCGAGTTCAAAGCCTGTTGTGTGAATATCCGTAAAGCCGACAAGCTCACTGAGCTGGCAACCTAA
- a CDS encoding 4Fe-4S dicluster domain-containing protein — protein sequence MPKTILIDTSRCTACRGCQIACKEWHELPANKTTQYHWGSHQNPQDLNPNNYKLVRFSEHLENDVIRWNFFPDQCRHCDVPPCKELGDVYVDGAILKDEKTGAVVFTDKTKDFDKDQAEEVRQACPYNIPRRNDETGLMSKCTMCNERIHNGMIPACVKVCPTGAMQFGDRADMLKLAEMRLATLKKAWPKAMLADPEDVNVIYLLIDDPENYHEFTVADASVDPMSKKQFLATLARPFKAMKA from the coding sequence ATGCCAAAGACGATATTGATAGATACGTCCCGCTGCACAGCGTGCCGCGGTTGTCAGATAGCCTGCAAGGAATGGCATGAACTGCCTGCCAACAAGACGACCCAGTATCATTGGGGCAGTCATCAGAATCCGCAGGACTTGAATCCGAACAACTATAAACTGGTTCGCTTCAGCGAACATCTTGAGAACGACGTGATCCGGTGGAATTTCTTCCCGGATCAATGTCGCCACTGCGACGTTCCTCCCTGCAAGGAACTCGGTGACGTCTACGTTGACGGTGCCATCCTCAAGGATGAAAAGACCGGAGCGGTTGTCTTCACCGACAAGACCAAGGACTTCGACAAGGACCAGGCTGAAGAGGTCAGACAAGCGTGTCCGTACAACATTCCCCGGCGCAACGATGAAACCGGGCTCATGTCCAAGTGTACCATGTGCAATGAGCGCATTCACAACGGCATGATCCCCGCGTGTGTCAAGGTCTGTCCTACGGGTGCCATGCAGTTTGGCGATCGCGCAGACATGCTCAAGCTTGCCGAAATGCGCTTGGCCACTTTGAAAAAAGCTTGGCCCAAGGCGATGCTTGCAGATCCCGAGGATGTCAACGTCATCTATCTGCTGATCGACGATCCCGAGAACTATCACGAGTTCACGGTTGCAGACGCATCTGTCGATCCCATGTCGAAAAAGCAATTCCTTGCCACGTTGGCAAGACCCTTCAAGGCTATGAAGGCTTAA